A stretch of the Polaribacter pacificus genome encodes the following:
- a CDS encoding ribonucleoside-diphosphate reductase subunit alpha, giving the protein MYVLKRDGKKEPVMFDKITARVKKMCYGLNPIVDPVKVAMRVIEGLYDGVTTPELDNLAAETAATMTTAHPDYAKLAARIAVSNLHKNTKKSFSETMDDLYYYVNPRTDKKAPLLADDVYKIIKDNAEKLDSTIIYNRDFNYDYFGFKTLERSYLLKLNGNIVERPQHMLMRVAIGIHKNDIDEAIETYELMSKKYFTHATPTLFNAGTPKPQMSSCFLLQMQDDSIDGIYDTLKQTAKISQSAGGIGLSLHNVRATGSYIRGTNGTSNGIVPMLKVFNDTARYVDQGGGKRKGSFAMYLEPWHADIFDFLDLKKNHGKEEMRARDLFYAMWVPDLFMKRVQEDGMWTLMCPNECPHLFDSYGDEFERLYEGYEAADKGRKTIKARELWEKILESQIETGTPYMLYKDAVNRKTNHKNLGTIRSSNLCTEIMEYTANDEVAVCNLASIALPMFVTEKENGEKFFNHKKLFDVTKKVTRNLDTVIDMNYYPVKEAENSNFRHRPVGLGIQGLADTFISLRLPFTSEEAKKLNQDIFETMYFAAVTSSMEIAKAKEPYSTFKGSPMSEGEFQFNMWGIKDEELSGNWDWAKLRKNVMKHGVRNSLLVAPMPTASTSQILGNNEAFEPYTSNIYTRRVLSGEFIVVNKHLLEDLVELGLWDNNMKEDIMRANGSIQHIEKIPAELRELYKTVWEMSMKDIIDMARHRGYFIDQSQSLNLFMKDPDFAKLTSMHFYGWKSGLKTGMYYLRTKSAVNATQFTLSKEKKTEDIEEVEKPMSPEEFKAMVEASKNAGPDDCLMCGS; this is encoded by the coding sequence ATGTATGTACTAAAAAGAGACGGAAAAAAAGAGCCGGTGATGTTCGACAAAATCACTGCCAGAGTAAAAAAAATGTGCTATGGATTAAACCCTATAGTTGATCCCGTAAAAGTTGCAATGCGAGTTATTGAAGGTTTGTACGATGGTGTAACCACTCCAGAGTTAGACAACTTGGCTGCAGAAACTGCTGCAACCATGACTACTGCACATCCAGATTACGCTAAGTTAGCTGCTAGAATTGCCGTTTCTAACTTGCATAAAAACACCAAAAAGTCCTTTTCAGAAACCATGGACGATTTGTATTATTATGTAAATCCACGTACAGATAAAAAAGCACCTTTGTTGGCCGATGATGTGTATAAAATCATCAAGGATAATGCAGAAAAATTAGATTCAACTATTATTTATAACCGCGATTTTAATTACGACTATTTTGGTTTTAAAACCTTAGAGCGTTCGTATCTATTAAAATTAAACGGAAACATAGTAGAGCGTCCACAACACATGCTAATGCGTGTGGCTATCGGAATTCATAAAAATGATATTGACGAGGCTATCGAAACTTATGAGTTGATGAGTAAAAAATATTTTACCCATGCTACACCAACTTTATTTAATGCAGGAACTCCAAAACCACAAATGTCTTCATGTTTCTTATTACAGATGCAAGATGACAGTATTGATGGAATCTACGATACCTTAAAACAAACTGCTAAGATCTCTCAATCAGCAGGTGGTATTGGTTTGTCTCTACACAATGTACGTGCAACTGGTTCTTATATTAGAGGAACCAACGGAACTTCTAACGGAATTGTCCCAATGCTAAAAGTGTTTAATGACACAGCGCGTTATGTAGATCAAGGTGGAGGAAAAAGAAAAGGATCTTTTGCTATGTACTTAGAGCCTTGGCATGCTGATATTTTTGATTTCTTAGATCTAAAGAAAAATCACGGAAAAGAAGAAATGCGTGCAAGAGACTTGTTTTACGCAATGTGGGTTCCAGATTTGTTTATGAAACGAGTACAAGAAGACGGAATGTGGACCTTAATGTGTCCTAATGAATGTCCGCACCTTTTTGATTCTTACGGCGATGAATTTGAGCGTTTGTATGAAGGATACGAAGCTGCAGACAAAGGAAGAAAAACTATCAAAGCAAGAGAATTGTGGGAAAAGATCTTAGAATCTCAAATTGAGACCGGAACTCCTTACATGCTATATAAAGATGCCGTAAACCGTAAAACAAACCACAAAAATTTAGGAACTATTCGTTCTTCTAACTTGTGTACAGAAATTATGGAGTATACAGCAAATGATGAAGTTGCCGTGTGTAACTTAGCATCTATTGCACTTCCTATGTTTGTTACCGAAAAAGAAAACGGAGAAAAATTCTTTAACCACAAGAAATTATTTGATGTAACCAAAAAAGTTACACGTAATTTGGATACGGTTATTGATATGAATTACTATCCGGTAAAGGAGGCAGAAAACTCTAACTTCCGTCACAGACCTGTTGGTTTAGGAATCCAAGGTTTGGCAGATACTTTTATCAGCCTGCGTTTGCCATTTACATCAGAAGAAGCAAAAAAACTGAATCAAGATATCTTTGAAACCATGTATTTTGCTGCAGTTACCTCATCGATGGAAATTGCAAAAGCAAAAGAGCCGTACTCTACCTTTAAAGGATCACCAATGTCTGAAGGAGAGTTTCAGTTTAACATGTGGGGAATTAAAGATGAAGAACTAAGCGGTAATTGGGATTGGGCTAAATTGCGTAAAAATGTTATGAAGCACGGAGTTAGAAACTCTTTATTAGTAGCGCCTATGCCTACAGCTTCTACTTCGCAAATTTTAGGAAACAATGAAGCTTTTGAACCTTATACCTCTAATATTTATACAAGAAGAGTACTTTCTGGGGAGTTTATTGTAGTTAACAAACACCTTTTAGAAGACTTGGTAGAGCTAGGCCTTTGGGATAACAACATGAAAGAAGACATCATGCGTGCCAATGGATCTATCCAACATATAGAAAAAATTCCAGCAGAATTAAGAGAATTGTACAAAACTGTTTGGGAGATGAGTATGAAAGATATTATTGATATGGCTCGCCATAGAGGATATTTTATCGATCAATCTCAATCGTTAAACTTGTTTATGAAAGATCCTGATTTTGCAAAATTGACTTCTATGCACTTTTATGGATGGAAATCTGGATTAAAAACAGGAATGTACTATCTAAGAACAAAATCAGCAGTAAACGCAACACAGTTTACCCTGTCTAAAGAAAAAAAGACTGAAGATATTGAAGAAGTTGAAAAACCAATGTCTCCAGAAGAATTCAAAGCGATGGTTGAGGCCTCTAAAAATGCAGGCCCAGATGATTGTTTGATGTGTGGTTCTTAA
- a CDS encoding deoxyguanosinetriphosphate triphosphohydrolase → MQWEQLLSLKRFGDTEKRHRAKQDETRLGFEVDFDRIIFSSAFRSLQDKTQVIPLSETDFVHTRLTHSLEVSVVGRTLGRRVGKVLLERHPHLADLGYTFNDFGAIVAAASVAHDIGNPPFGHSGEKAIGEYFASGQGQRFKDQLTAKEYQDLIDFEGNANGFKILTESREGVLGGIRLSYATLGTFIKYPKESLPKKPTSHIADKKYGVFQSEKDAFLDLANDLGLKQKSTTDLSYYRHPLAYLVEAADDICYTIIDFEDGINLGLIDEEFALEYLIKLVKNTIDIKKYHSLQHKTDRVSYLRALAIGVLINEAVDLFLANETQIMQGDFDKSLLDKCAYEAQINDIINLSIDKIYKSKEVVEKEIAGYRVLGKLLDVFLSAVYNKHEGKASNYDRLILQMLPKEYQTPVENNYNRILMVCSYVSRMSDSYAIRLYKKIEGNSI, encoded by the coding sequence ATGCAATGGGAACAACTCCTTTCGTTAAAACGTTTTGGAGATACAGAAAAACGCCACAGAGCGAAACAAGATGAAACTCGATTGGGTTTTGAAGTTGATTTTGACCGAATTATATTTTCATCTGCTTTTAGAAGCCTGCAAGACAAAACACAGGTGATTCCTCTTTCTGAAACTGATTTTGTACACACAAGACTTACCCACAGTTTAGAAGTATCAGTTGTAGGAAGAACCTTAGGGAGGCGCGTAGGAAAAGTGCTCTTAGAGCGACACCCTCACTTAGCTGACCTAGGATATACCTTTAATGATTTTGGCGCTATAGTAGCAGCTGCATCCGTTGCACATGATATCGGAAACCCACCATTTGGACATTCTGGAGAAAAAGCCATCGGAGAATATTTTGCTTCTGGCCAAGGTCAACGCTTTAAAGATCAGTTAACCGCAAAAGAATACCAAGATCTTATAGATTTTGAAGGAAATGCCAATGGCTTTAAAATTTTAACAGAAAGCAGAGAAGGTGTTTTAGGAGGCATTCGATTATCGTATGCAACCTTAGGGACTTTTATTAAATACCCTAAAGAATCGTTACCTAAAAAACCGACTTCACACATTGCAGATAAAAAATACGGAGTTTTTCAGTCAGAAAAAGATGCCTTTCTTGATTTGGCAAATGATTTAGGGCTTAAACAAAAATCAACCACAGACCTATCGTATTACAGACATCCTTTAGCCTATTTGGTAGAGGCTGCAGATGACATTTGTTATACCATTATTGACTTTGAAGATGGGATTAACTTAGGCTTAATTGATGAAGAATTTGCTTTAGAATACTTAATAAAATTGGTAAAAAACACCATCGACATTAAAAAATACCATTCTTTACAGCACAAAACAGATCGGGTAAGTTATTTGCGTGCATTGGCAATAGGTGTCTTAATTAATGAAGCTGTTGATCTATTTTTAGCCAACGAAACACAAATAATGCAGGGTGATTTTGATAAATCATTGCTTGATAAATGCGCTTACGAAGCACAGATTAATGACATTATCAATCTAAGCATCGATAAAATTTACAAGAGTAAAGAAGTGGTAGAAAAAGAGATTGCGGGCTATCGTGTTTTAGGAAAACTACTCGATGTTTTTTTAAGCGCCGTCTACAACAAACATGAAGGAAAAGCCTCTAATTACGACCGTTTGATCTTGCAAATGCTTCCAAAAGAATACCAAACTCCCGTAGAGAATAATTATAACCGCATACTAATGGTTTGTAGCTATGTATCAAGAATGTCAGACAGTTACGCTATCCGTTTGTATAAAAAAATTGAAGGAAACAGTATATAA